A single region of the Pan troglodytes isolate AG18354 chromosome 18, NHGRI_mPanTro3-v2.0_pri, whole genome shotgun sequence genome encodes:
- the SRRM2 gene encoding serine/arginine repetitive matrix protein 2 isoform X4 translates to MYNGIGLPTPRGSGTNGYVQRNLSLVRGRRGERPDYKGEEELRRLEAALVKRPNPDILDHERKRRVELRCLELEEMMEEQGYEEQQIQEKVATFRLMLLEKDVNPGGKEETPGQRPAVTETHQLAELNEKKNERLRAAFGISDSYVDGSSFDPQRRAREAKQPAPEPPKPYSLVRESSSSRSPTPKQKKKKKKKDRGRRSESSSPRRERKKSSKKKQHRSESESKKRKHRSPTPKSKRKSKDKKRKRSRSTTPAPKSRRAHRSTSADSASSSDTSRSRSRSAAAKTHTTALTGRSPSPASGRRGEGDAPFSEPGTTSTQRPSSPEPATKQPSSPYEDKDKDKKEKSATRPSPSPERSSTGPEPPAPTPLLAERHGGSPQPLATTPLSQEPVNPPSEASPTRDRSPPKSPEKLPQSSSSESSPPSPQPTKVSRHASSSPESPKPAPAPGSHREISSSPTSKNRSHGRAKRDKSHSHTPSRRMGRSRSPATAKRGRSRSRTPTKRGHSRSRSPQWRRSRSAQRWGRSRSPQRRGRSRSPQRPGWSRSRNTQRRGRSRSARRGRSHSRSPATRGRSRSRTPARRGRSRSRTPARRRSRSRTPTRRRSRSRTPARRGRSRSRTPARRRSRTRSPVRRRSRSRSPARRSGRSRSRTPARRGRSRSRTPARRGRSRSRTPARRSGRSRSRTPARRGRSRSRTPRRGRSRSRSLVRRGRSHSRTPQRRGRSGSSSERKNKSRTSQRRSRSNSSPEMKKSRISSRRSRSLSSPRSKAKSRLSLRRSLSGSSPCPKQKSQTPARRSRSGSSQPKAKSRTPPRRSRSSSSPPPKQKSKTPSRQSHSSSSPHPKVKSGTPPRQGSITSPQANEQSVTPQRRSCFESSPDPELKSRTPSRHSCSGSSPPRVKSSTPPRQSPSRSSSPQPKVKAIISPRQRSHSGSSSPSPSRVTSRTTPRQSRSVSPCSNVESRLLPRYSHSGSSSPDTKVKPETPPRQSHSGSISPYPKVKAQTPPGPSLSGSKSPCPQEKSKDSLVQSCPGSLSLCAGVKSSTPPGESYFGLSSLQLKGQSQTSPDHISDTSSPEVRQSHSESPSLQSKSQTSPKGGRSRSSSPITELASRSPIRQDRGELSASPMLKSGMSPEQSRFQSDSSSYPTVDSNSLLGQSRLETAESKEKMALPPQEDATASPPRQKDKFSPFPVQDRPESSLVFKDTPRTPPRERSGAGSSPETKEQNSALPTSSQDEELMEVVEKSEEPAGQILSHLSSELKEMSTSNFESSPEVEERPAVSLTLDQSQSQASLEAVEVPSMASSWGGPHFSPEHKELSNSPLRENSFGSPLEFRNSGPLGTEMNTGFSSEVKEDLNGPFLNQLETDPSLDMKEQSTRSSRHSSSELSPDAVEKAGMSSNQSISSPVLDAVPRTPSRERSSSASSPEMKDGLPRTPSRRSRSGSSPGLRDGSGTPSRHSLSGSSPGMKDIPRTPSRGRSECDSSPEPKALPQTPRPRSRSPSSPELNNKCLTPQRERSGSESSVDQKTVARTPLGQRSRSGSSQELDVKPSASPQERSESDSSPDSKAKTRTPLRQRSRSGSSPEVDSKSRLSPRRSRSGSSPEVKDKPRAAPRAQSGSDSSPEPKAPAPRALPRRSRSGSSSKGRGPSPEGSSSTESSPEHPPKSRTARRGSRSSPEPKTKSRTPPRRRSSRSSPELTRKARLSRRSRSASSSPETRSRTPPRHRRSPSVSSPEPAEKSRSSRRRRSASSPRTKTTSRRGRSPSPKPRGLQRSRSRSRREKTRTTRRRDRSGSSQSTSRRRQRSRSRSRVTRRRRGGSGYHSRSPARQESSRTSSRRRRGRSRTPPTSRKRSRSRTSPAPWKRSRSRASPATHRRSRSRTPLISRRRSRSRTSPVSRRRSRSRTSVTRRRSRSRASPVSRRRSRSRTPPVTRRRSRSRTPTTRRRSRSRTPPVTRRRSRSRTPPVTRRRSRSRTSPITRRRSRSRTSPVTRRRSRSRTSPVTRRRSRSRTSPVTRRRSRSRTPPAIRRRSRSRTPLLPRKRSRSRSPLAIRRRSRSRTPRTARGKRSLTRSPPAIRRRSASGSSSDRSRSATPPATRNHSGSRTPPVALNSSRMSCFSRPSMSPTPLDRCRSPGMLEPLGSSRTPMSVLQQAGGSMMDGPGPRIPDHQRTSVPENHAQSRIALALTAISLGTARPPPSMSAAGLAARMSQVPAPVPLMSLRTAPAANLASRIPAASAAAMNLASARTPAIPTAVNLADSRTPAAAAAMNLASARTAVAPSAVNLADPRTPTAPAVNLAGARTPAALAALSLTGSGTPPTAANYPSSSRTPQAPASANLVGPRSAHATAPVNIAGSRTAAALAPASLTSARMAPALSGANLTSPRVPLSAYERVSGRTSPPLLDRARSRTPPSAPSQSRMTSERAPSPSSRMGQAPSQSLLPPAQDQPRSPVPSAFSDQSRCLIAQTTPVAGSLSLSSGAVATTTSSAGDHNGMLSVPAPGVPHSDVGEPPASTGAQQPSALAALQPAKERRSSSSSSSSSSSSSSSSSSSSSSSSSGSSSSDSEGSSLPVQPEVALKRVPSPTPAPKEAIREGRPPEPTPAKRKRRSSSSSSSSSSSSSSSSSSSSSSSSSSSSSSSSSSSSSSSSSSPSPAKPGPQALPKPASPKKPPPGERRSRSPRKPIDSLRDSRSLSYSPVERRRPSPQPSPRDQQSSSERGSRRGQRGDSRSPSHKRRRETPSPRPMRHRSSRSP, encoded by the exons ATGTACAACGGGATCGGGCTGCCGACGCCCCGGGGCAGCGGCACCAACGGCTACGTCCAGCGCAACCTGTCCCTGGTGCGGGGCCGCCGGGGTGAGCGGCCTGACTACAAGGGAGAGGAGGAACTGCGGCGCCTGGAGGCTGCCCTGGTGAAGCGGCCTAATCCTGACATCCTGGACCACGAGCGCAAGCGGCGCGTCGAGCTGCGATGCCTCGAGCTGGAGGAGATGATGGAAGAGCAGGG GTACGAGGAACAGCAAATTCAGGAAAAAGTGGCGACCTTTCGACTCATGTTGCTGGAGAAGGATGTGAACCCTGGGGGCAAGGAGGAGACCCCAGGGCAGAGGCCAGC GGTCACGGAGACTCACCAGTTGGCAGAATTAAATGAGAAGAAGAATGAAAGACTCCGTGCTGCCTTTGGCATCAGTGATTCTTACGTAGATGGCAGCTCTTTTGATCCTCAGCGTCGTGCCCGAGAAGCTAAACAACCAGCTCCTGAGCCTCCCAAACCTTACAG CCTTGTTCGGGAGTCTAGCAGTTCTCGCTCACCAACCCCaaagcagaagaagaagaaaaagaagaaagatagagGACG CAGGTCAGAGAGCAGCTCTCCTCGacgggagagaaagaaaagctcaAAGAAGAAGCAGCACAG GTCAGAATCTGAGTCCAAGAAACGTAAGCATAG GTCTCCCACTCCAAAGAGCAAACGTAAATCTAAGGACAAAAAGCGAAAGCG GTCTCGAAGTACAACACCAGCCCCCAAGAGCCGCCGGGCCCACCGTTCAACTTCTGCTGACTCTGCTTCCTCCTCCGATACTTCCCGCAGTCG GTCTCGAAGTGCTGCAGCTAAAACTCATACAACTGCCTTGACTGGGCGAAGTCCTTCCCCTGCTTCAGGGCGACGCGGGGAGGGAGATGCGCCTTTCAGTGAACCAGGTACTACCAGCACACAACGGCCTAGTAGCCCGGAGCCTGCTACGAAACAGCCTAGCAGCCCTTATGAAGACAAAGATAAAGACAAGAAGGAG AAATCTGCAACTCGACCTAGCCCCTCTCCGGAAAGGAGCAGCACAGGCCCAGAACCACCTGCTCCCACTCCGCTCCTTGCTGAGCGACATGGCGGCTCCCCACAACCCCTTGCAACCACCCCCTTAAGCCAGGAGCCAGTGAACCCCCCATCTGAGGCCTCTCCAACTCGGGACCGTTCACCACCTAAGTCTCCCGAGAAACTTCCCCAGTCTTCTTCCTCAGAGAGCAGCCCACCATCCCCTCAACCTACCAAAGTTTCTCGGCATGCCAGCTCTTCCCCAGAAAGTCCTAAACCTGCTCCAGCTCCAGGGTCCCACCGAGAGATTTCTTCTTCTCCCACATCTAAGAATCGCTCACATGGCCGAGCAAAACGGGATAAATCACATTCTCATACCCCCTCCCGTAGGATGGGGAGGTCCCGTAGCCCTGCCACCGCTAAGAGAGGGCGATCTCGGTCTCGAACCCCTACCAAGAGAGGTCATTCTCGATCCCGATCTCCCCAGTGGCGTAGGTCCAGGTCTGCACAGAGGTGGGGAAGATCTAGAAGCCCCCAGCGACGTGGCCGCTCTAGGTCTCCTCAGcgaccaggctggtctaggaGCAGAAATACCCAGAGAAGAGGCAGGTCTAGGTCAGCAAGGCGAGGGAGGTCCCACTCTAGATCCCCAGCCACTAGGGGTAGATCTCGTTCTAGAACACCAGCCCGCCGGGGCAGGTCCCGCTCTAGAACACCTGCCAGGCGGAGATCACGATCCAGAACTCCCACCAGGCGTAGGTCTCGGTCTAGAACACCAGCCCGGAGGGGCAGGTCTCGGTCTAGAACACCTGCTAGGCGCAGATCTAGGACCCGATCACCAGTACGACGCAGGTCTCGTAGTAGATCACCAGCCAGGAGAAGTGGCAGGTCACGCTCTAGAACCCCAGCTAGACGTGGCCGCTCACGCTCCAGAACCCCAGCCAGACGTGGCCGCTCACGCTCTAGAACCCCAGCTAGACGCAGTGGTCGCTCACGCTCCAGAACACCAGCCAGGAGAGGGAGGTCTCGGTCTAGGACACCAAGACGAGGAAGATCCCGCAGTAGAAGCTTAGTTAGACGTGGAAGATCTCACTCTAGAACACCTCAAAGAAGAGGCAGATCTGGCTCATCTTCAGAGCGGAAAAACAAATCCAGAACATCTCAAAGAAGAAGCAGGTCCAATTCAAGCCCAGAAATGAAGAAATCTCGCATTTCTTCAAGGCGGAGCAGGTCTCTCTCTTCACCACGGTCCAAAGCAAAATCTCGCTTGTCTTTGAGGCGCAGCCTTTCAGGGTCTTCCCCATGCCCTAAACAAAAGTCACAGACACCAGCTAGGCGCAGTCGCTCTGGATCCTCCCAACCTAAAGCTAAATCTAGAACGCCACCCAGACGCAGTCGCTCCAGTTCTTCTCCGCCACCTAAACAGAAATCTAAGACACCATCAAGACAAAGTCATTCCAGTTCATCTCCTCATCCTAAAGTGAAATCTGGAACACCACCGAGGCAAGGGTCCATAACAAGTCCCCAGGCCAATGAGCAATCTGTAACGCCACAAAGACGGAGCTGTTTTGAATCATCACCTGACCCTGAGTTGAAATCTAGGACCCCTTCTAGACATAGCTGCTCAGGGTCCTCTCCTCCTAGAGTGAAATCTAGCACACCTCCCAGACAGAGCCCATCTAGGTCGTCATCTCCACAACCCAAAGTGAAGGCAATAATATCACCAAGACAAAGAAGCCATTCTGGCTCCTCTTCTCCAAGTCCTAGTAGGGTGACGTCGAGAACAACTCCACGGCAAAGCAGATCAGTATCTCCCTGCTCCAATGTGGAATCCAGATTGTTGCCAAGATATAGTCATTCTGGGTCCTCCTCACCAGATACCAAAGTGAAACCTGAAACACCGCCAAGACAAAGTCACTCAGGGTCTATTTCACCATACCCCAAAGTAAAGGCCCAAACTCCACCGGGGCCAAGTCTTTCTGGATCAAAGTCACCATGTCCCCAAGAGAAGTCTAAAGACTCACTAGTTCAAAGTTGCCCTGGATCCCTGTCTCTCTGTGCAGGAGTAAAATCTAGCACACCACCAGGCGAGAGCTATTTTGGTCTCTCATCTCTGCAACTGAAAGGACAATCTCAAACTTCACCAGACCACATATCTGATACTTCAAGTCCAGAAGTGAGACAGAGTCATTCAGAATCACCATCTCTGCAGAGCAAATCTCAAACATCACCTAAGGGAGGTCGGTCCAGGTCTTCATCTCCAATCACTGAGCTGGCATCCAGATCTCCAATAAGACAAGATAGAGGTGAGTTGTCAGCGAGTCCTATGTTGAAATCGGGAATGTCTCCTGAGCAGAGCAGGTTCCAGTCTGACTCTTCTTCATATCCTACAGTAGACTCGAATTCTCTCTTGGGGCAGAGTAGATTGGagactgctgaatcaaaagagaaaatggcCTTACCCCCTCAGGAGGATGCTACTGCATCACCTCctagacagaaagacaaatttagtCCCTTTCCAGTACAGGATAGGCCTGAGTCTTCACTGGTATTCAAAGACACACCTAGAACCCCGCCAAGGGAAAGAAGTGGTGCTGGGTCATCTCCAGAAACAAAAGAGCAAAATAGTGCATTGCCTACGTCAAGCCAAGATGAAGAGTTAATGGAGGTGGTAGAGAAGTCTGAAGAACCCGCAGGCCAAATCCTGTCTCATTTGTCTTCAGAACTTAAAGAAATGTCCACAAGTAACTTTGAATCATCTCCTGAAGTAGAAGAAAGGCCTGCTGTGTCTTTGACTCTTGATCAGAGCCAGTCACAGGCTTCTTTGGAAGCAGTAGAAGTCCCTTCAATGGCCTCATCTTGGGGTGGGCCACATTTTTCTCCAGAACATAAAGAACTGTCTAACTCCCCACTCAGGGAGAACAGCTTTGGATCACCTTTAGAATTTAGAAACTCAGGCCCACTTGGTACAGAAATGAATACTGGATTTTCTTCTGAGGTTAAAGAAGATTTGAATGGACCGTTTCTTAATCAGCTGGAAACAGATCCATCTCTAGACATGAAAGAACAATCGACAAGATCCTCTAGACACAGCAGTTCTGAGTTATCCCCAGATGCAGTGGAAAAGGCAGGGATGTCTTCAAATCAGAGCATCTCTTCACCTGTGCTTGATGCTGTACCCAGAACACCCTCGAGAGAAAGAAGTAGTTCTGCATCTTCTCCTGAAATGAAAGATGGTTTACCCAGAACTCCATCAAGGAGAAGCAGGTCTGGGTCTTCTCCAGGACTTAGAGATGGGTCTGGGACTCCCTCGAGGCACAGCCTGTCTGGGTCCTCTCCTGGAATGAAAGATATACCTAGAACGCCATCTAGAGGGAGAAGCGAATGTGATTCTTCCCCAGAACCGAAAGCTTTGCCTCAGACTCCTAGGCCGAGGAGTCGTTCTCCGTCATCCCCAGAGCTCAACAACAAGTGTCTTACCCCCCAGAGAGAAAGAAGCGGGTCAGAATCATCAGTTGATCAGAAAACTGTGGCTCGGACTCCCCTGGGGCAGAGAAGTCGTTCGGGATCCTCTCAAGAACTTGATGTGAAACCCAGTGCATCCCCTCAGGAAAGAAGTGAGTCAGACTCTTCTCCGGATTCTAAAGCCAAGACACGAACCCCACTTCGGCAGAGGAGTCGGTCTGGATCATCTCCAGAGGTTGACAGCAAATCTCGACTATCCCCTCGGCGCAGTAGGTCTGGTTCCTCCCCTGAAGTGAAAGATAAGCCAAGAGCAGCACCCAGGGCACAGAGTGGTTCTGATTCCTCTCCTGAACCTAAAGCTCCAGCCCCTCGGGCCCTTCCTAGACGAAGCAGATCAGGTTCATCAAGCAAAGGCAGAGGCCCTTCTCCTGAAGGAAGCAGCAGTACCGAGTCCTCTCCTGAACATCCGCCCAAATCCAGAACTGCTCGCAGAGGTTCCAGGTCATCACCAGAGCCCAAGACCAAGTCTCGTACACCACCTCGACGTCGCAGCTCTCGATCATCTCCTGAGCTAACAAGGAAGGCCAGACTGTCCCGTAGAAGCCGCTCTGCCTCATCCTCACCAGAAACTCGCTCTAGAACTCCCCCAAGGCACCGGAGAAGTCCCTCAGTGTCTTCCCCGGAGCCAGCCGAAAAGTCGAGGTCTTCACGCCGACGGCGCTCAGCTTCATCTCCACGTACTAAGACAACCTCAAGGAGAGGCCGCTCTCCTTCGCCAAAGCCTCGTGGACTCCAGAGGTCCCGTTCCCGCtcaaggagagagaaaacaagaaCAACCCGACGTCGAGATAGGTCTGGATCTTCTCAGTCAACCTCTCGGCGAAGACAGCGGAGCCGGTCAAGGTCGCGGGTTACTCGGCGGCGGAGGGGAGGCTCTGGTTATCACTCAAGGTCACCTGCCCGGCAGGAAAGTTCCCGGACCTCCTCTCGACGCCGAAGAGGCCGCTCTCGGACACCCCCAACCAGTCGGAAGCGTTCTCGCTCACGCACATCACCAGCCCCGTGGAAACGCTCTAGATCTCGAGCCTCTCCAGCCACTCACCGGCGATCCAGGTCCAGAACCCCCCTGATAAGCCGACGTAGGTCCAGGTCTCGAACTTCACCAGTCAGCCGGAGACGGTCAAGGTCCAGGACTTCAGTGACTCGACGAAGATCCCGGTCAAGAGCATCCCCAGTGAGCAGAAGGCGATCCAGATCCAGAACGCCACCAGTAACCCGCCGTCGTTCAAGGTCTAGAACACCAACAACACGCCGCCGCTCCCGTTCTAGAACTCCACCAGTGACTCGCAGAAGGTCCAGATCCAGGACTCCACCAGTAACCAGGAGGCGATCTCGAAGCAGAACTTCGCCTATCACTCGCAGAAGATCAAGATCCAGAACATCTCCGGTCACCCGAAGGAGATCTCGATCTCGCACATCTCCAGTAACTCGAAGAAGGTCCCGCTCTCGAACCTCACCAGTAACACGCCGCCGCTCTAGGTCCCGGACACCTCCAGCTATTCGGCGCCGCTCTAGATCTCGAACGCCACTGTTACCACGCAAACGTTCTCGAAGTCGCTCACCACTTGCTATCCGCCGCCGCTCCAGATCCCGTACTCCACGAACAGCTCGGGGTAAACGGTCCTTAACAAGATCTCCTCCAGCCATCCGCAGGCGTTCTGCATCTGGAAGTAGTTCTGATCGTTCACGATCTGCTACTCCTCCGGCAACAAGAAATCATTCTGGTTCACGGACACCTCCAGTAGCACTCAACAGTTCCAGAATGAGCTGCTTCAGTCGTCCTAGCATGTCCCCAACACCTCTTGATCGCTGCAGATCACCTGGAATGCTTGAACCCCTTGGCAGCTCTAGAACACCCATGTCTGTCCTGCAGCAAGCCGGTGGCTCCATGATGGATGGTCCAGGTCCCCGAATACCTGACCACCAGAGAACATCTGTGCCGGAAAATCATGCTCAGTCCAGGATTGCACTTGCCCTGACAGCTATCAGTCTTGGCACCGCTCGGCCTCCTCCGTCCATGTCTGCTGCTGGCCTTGCTGCAAGAATGTCCCAGGTTCCAGCTCCGGTGCCTCTCATGAGTCTCAGAACCGCCCCAGCAGCCAACCTTGCCAGCAGGATTCCTGCAGCCTCTGCGGCAGCCATGAACCTAGCCAGCGCCAGGACACCTGCCATTCCAACAGCAGTGAACCTGGCTGACTCTCGAACGCCAGCTGCAGCAGCGGCCATGAACTTGGCCAGCGCCAGAACAGCGGTGGCACCTTCGGCTGTGAACCTGGCTGACCCTCGCACTCCCACAGCCCCAGCTGTGAACCTAGCAGGGGCCAGAACCCCAGCTGCCTTGGCAGCTCTGAGTCTCACAGGCTCTGGCACACCACCAACTGCTGCAAACTATCCCTCCAGCTCCAGAACACCACAGGCTCCAGCCTCTGCAAACCTGGTGGGTCCTCGGTCTGCACATGCCACAGCTCCTGTGAATATTGCCGGCTCCAGAACCGCTGCAGCCTTGGCCCCCGCGAGCCTCACCAGTGCTAGGATGGCTCCAGCATTGTCTGGTGCAAACCTCACCAGCCCCAGGGTGCCCCTTTCTGCCTACGAGCGTGTCAGTGGCAGAACCTCACCGCCGCTCCTTGACCGAGCTAGGTCCAGAACACCACCGTCTGCCCCAAGCCAGTCTAGGATGACCTCTGAACGggctccctccccttcctctagAATGGGCCAGGCTCCTTCACAGTCTCTCCTCCCTCCAGCACAGGATCAGCCGAGGTCTCCTGTGCCTTCTGCTTTTTCAGACCAATCCCGTTGTTTGATTGCCCAGACCACCCCTGTAGCAGGGTCTCTGTCCCTTTCCTCTGGGGCAGTGGCAACGACCACGTCCTCTGCTGGTGATCACAATGGCATGCTCTCTGTCCCTGCCCCTGGGGTGCCCCACTCTGATGTGGGGGAGCCACCTGCCTCTACTGGGGCCCAGCAGCCTTCTGCATTAGCCGCCCTGCAGCCAGCAAAGGAGCGGCggagttcctcctcctcctcgtcgtcctccagctcctcctcttcgTCGTCGTCGTCGTCGTCGTCGTCCTCTTCCTCTGGCTCCAGTTCTAGTGACTCAGAGGGCTCTAGCCTTCCTGTGCAACCTGAGGTGGCACTGAAGAG ggtccccagccccaccccagccccaaagGAGGCTATTCGAGAGGGACGTCCTCCGGAGCCAACCCCAGCCAAACGGAAGAGGCGCTCTAGCAGTTCCAGTTCCAgctcctcctcttcatcttcctcctcctcctcctcctcctcttcttcctcctcctcttcctcctcttcttcttcctcctcatcttcctcctcctcctcgtcttcctccccttcccctgctAAGCCTGGCCCTCAGGCCTTGCCCAAACCTGCAAGCCCCAAGAAGCCACCCCCTGGTGAGCGGAG GTCCCGCAGCCCCCGGAAGCCGATAGACTCCCTCAGGGACTCTCGGTCCCTCAGCTACTCGCCTGTGGAGCGTCGCCGTCCCTCGCCCCAGCCCTCACCACGGGACCAGCAGAG cagcagtgagCGGGGTTCCCGGAGAGGCCAGCGTGGGGACAGCCGCTCCCCCAGCCACAAGCGCAGGAGGGAGACACCTAGCCCTCGGCCCATGAGACACCGCTCCTCCAG GTCTCCATAA